One Odocoileus virginianus isolate 20LAN1187 ecotype Illinois chromosome 6, Ovbor_1.2, whole genome shotgun sequence DNA segment encodes these proteins:
- the MED6 gene encoding mediator of RNA polymerase II transcription subunit 6 isoform X2 has protein sequence MAAVDIRDNLLGISWVDSSWIPILNSGSVLDYFSERSNPFYDRTCNNEVVKMQRLTLEHLNQMVGVEYILLHAQEPILFIIRKQQRQSPTQVIPLADYYIIAGVIYQAPDLGSVINSRVLTAVHGIQSAFDEAMSYCRYHPSKGYWWHFKDHEEQDKVKPKVKRKEEPSSIFQRQRVDALLLDLRQKFPPKFVQQKSGEKPVPVDQTKKEAEPLPETVKSEEKETAKNVQQTVGTKGPPEKRMRLQ, from the exons ATGGCGGCGGTGGATATCCGAG atAATCTGCTGGGAATCTCTTGGGTTGACAGTTCCTGGATCCCTATTTTGAACAGTGGAAGTGTCCTGgattatttttcagaaagaagTAATCCTTTTTATGACAGGACATGTAATAACGAAGTGGTCAAAATGCAGAGGCTAACTTTAGAGCACTTAAA TCAGATGGTTGGAGTGGAGTACATCCTTTTACACGCTCAAGAGCCCATTCTTTTTATCATTCGGAAGCAACAGCGGCAGTCCCCTACTCAAG TTATCCCACTGGCTGATTACTATATTATTGCTGGAGTGATCTATCAGGCACCAGACTTGGGGTCAGTTATAAACTCTAGAGTG CTTACTGCAGTGCATGGCATTCAGTCAGCTTTTGATGAAGCTATGTCATACTGTCGATATCACCCTTCCAAAGGGTATTGGTGGCACTTCAAAGATCACGAAGAGCAAG ATAAAGTCAAACCTAAAgtcaaaaggaaagaagaaccaAGCTCTATTTTCCAGAGACAGCGTGTGGATGCTTTACTCCTAGATCTTAGACAAAAATTTCCACCCAAATTTGTGCAG CAAAAGTCTGGAGAAAAGCCTGTCCCAG TGGATCAgacaaagaaagaggcagaaccTCTACCAGAGACTGTAAAATCTGAGGAGAAGGAGACCGCAAAGAATGTGCAACAGACAGTGGGCACTAAAGGCCCTCCTGAAAAACGAATGAGACTTCAGTGA
- the MED6 gene encoding mediator of RNA polymerase II transcription subunit 6 isoform X3 — protein sequence MEMGNPDNLLGISWVDSSWIPILNSGSVLDYFSERSNPFYDRTCNNEVVKMQRLTLEHLNQMVGVEYILLHAQEPILFIIRKQQRQSPTQVIPLADYYIIAGVIYQAPDLGSVINSRVLTAVHGIQSAFDEAMSYCRYHPSKGYWWHFKDHEEQDKVKPKVKRKEEPSSIFQRQRVDALLLDLRQKFPPKFVQQKSGEKPVPVDQTKKEAEPLPETVKSEEKETAKNVQQTVGTKGPPEKRMRLQ from the exons atAATCTGCTGGGAATCTCTTGGGTTGACAGTTCCTGGATCCCTATTTTGAACAGTGGAAGTGTCCTGgattatttttcagaaagaagTAATCCTTTTTATGACAGGACATGTAATAACGAAGTGGTCAAAATGCAGAGGCTAACTTTAGAGCACTTAAA TCAGATGGTTGGAGTGGAGTACATCCTTTTACACGCTCAAGAGCCCATTCTTTTTATCATTCGGAAGCAACAGCGGCAGTCCCCTACTCAAG TTATCCCACTGGCTGATTACTATATTATTGCTGGAGTGATCTATCAGGCACCAGACTTGGGGTCAGTTATAAACTCTAGAGTG CTTACTGCAGTGCATGGCATTCAGTCAGCTTTTGATGAAGCTATGTCATACTGTCGATATCACCCTTCCAAAGGGTATTGGTGGCACTTCAAAGATCACGAAGAGCAAG ATAAAGTCAAACCTAAAgtcaaaaggaaagaagaaccaAGCTCTATTTTCCAGAGACAGCGTGTGGATGCTTTACTCCTAGATCTTAGACAAAAATTTCCACCCAAATTTGTGCAG CAAAAGTCTGGAGAAAAGCCTGTCCCAG TGGATCAgacaaagaaagaggcagaaccTCTACCAGAGACTGTAAAATCTGAGGAGAAGGAGACCGCAAAGAATGTGCAACAGACAGTGGGCACTAAAGGCCCTCCTGAAAAACGAATGAGACTTCAGTGA